ACGCCGGCGTCGTTGTAGTAGAACTCGCGGTGCACGGTCCAGCCCTGTGTCTGCATCAGTGCGCCGAGGGCGTCGCCGAGTGCCGCCTGCCGGCCGTGGCCCACGTGCAGCGGCCCGGTCGGATTGGCCGACACGAATTCGATTAGCACTTGCTTACCATGGCCGCCGTGCCCCGGCGGCGCGAAGCCGAAGCGCTCGCGCTCTGCCAGTACCGCGTGCACGGTCTGCTGTTTCGCGGCGTCGGTCAGCCGCAGGTTCAGGAAACCTGGGCCGGCGACTTCCGCGCCGGCGATCAGCCCGGCCGCGCGCGGGTGCGCAAGGGTGGCCTCGGCCAGTTGTTGCGCGAGCGCGCGCGGATTGGCGCGCAGCGGCTTGGCCAGCTGCATCGCCAGGTTCGACGCGACATCGCCATGTGCGGCGATCTTGGGCCGGTCCAACGCGATGGTCGGCTGTATGAATGCTGCATCGCTGGCCGCCGGCGACGCCTGAACGGCTCCGGCGACGGCATCTGCTAGGATCAATTCGATGATGTGTTTCTGTGCGGGCAGCATGGAATGACGGCAGTTATCGGAACAGGCGGGCGCGGCGACCCGCTGGCCGCCTGCCTCGCGAACACGCCACAAAGCGAGAATGATGGATTTTAGCAGGTGCTAAACTGTCGAATACAGGTCCAAGCCGGTGCGGTGCGTATGCGGCGCCGCGACGCGGGCGCGACCGGATCGACGAAGCGAACAAGGAGCCGCCATGCTGATCACGTTTAAGTCTCGGGCCACCGTGGATGTGACGATGCTCGAAAACCTCGCGCAATTCCTGTTGGCGATCATCGGCAAGCGCTTCGGGCAGCGTGGCGTCATCGCGCATGACGAGTTGCAGCCGGCGATCGCCAAGCTCGAGGCGGCCATTGCGCAGGACAAGCAACGCCGGGCCGAACACGACGGCCATGCCGATGACGAGGGGGGGGATCACGAGGCGCATGAGGCGCCGATTGGCCTGGCGCAGCGCGCCTATCCGTTCCTCGACATGCTGCGGCAGGCGCACAAGGAGAACTCGGACGTGATCTGGGGCGTTTGAGCGCCAACCGTCCGAGTAATGCGGGTGCTCGATCGCGCGCCGCGCCGCCGCCGGGCACAGCCGGTGAACGGCTGATTGCGTGCCCAAGGGCGGGATCACAGTTGCGGCGCCAGCGCGCGCCGCGCGTCCTCCAGTGACAGGCCCATGCGGCGCGCGTAGTCCTCGAGTTGATCGTCGCCAATCCTGCCGACGGTAAAATATTGGCTGTCCGGGTGGGACAGATAGAAGCCCGACACGCTGGCCGCCGGCCACATTGCCAGCGATTCGGTCAGGCTCATGCCGATCTCGTCCGCTTGCAGCGCCGCAAACAGGTCACGTTTGACCAAATGGTCCGGACACGCTGGATAGCCGGGCGCGGGCCGAATGCCGGCGTATTGCTCGGCAATCAACTGATCGTTGTTCAGTGCCTCGTCGGCCGCATAGCCCCAC
This region of Mycetohabitans endofungorum genomic DNA includes:
- a CDS encoding DUF1840 domain-containing protein yields the protein MLITFKSRATVDVTMLENLAQFLLAIIGKRFGQRGVIAHDELQPAIAKLEAAIAQDKQRRAEHDGHADDEGGDHEAHEAPIGLAQRAYPFLDMLRQAHKENSDVIWGV